The proteins below come from a single Acidobacteriota bacterium genomic window:
- a CDS encoding glycosyltransferase family 2 protein has protein sequence MELTVVIPCRDGGTRLEETLDALAAARPPAGGMEVVVSDDGSRPPLAPRPRPGLPIRVVRSETPRGRAAACNRGLEAAAGRVVLVLDDDMTVSPETPAGHAGAHREELPPRAVVGRIDPDPRCFRGPFGRFLAEEERRRHDRLAARREDVAYTDCLTGHFSVLRRVLRDAGGYDEGFTGYGLEDIELAFRLRRAGVPIVYRPELAARHRSAHAGFREHCLRHLEVGAMAVRFARAHDDPGVRAFLRVDGMDPRAEPSRFRRAMARAHRLVRRSPAGLRPLLLLGGRAAAGVLGVTGPVKLRHAVYHMVRDMHFAAGVAGALERGRST, from the coding sequence ATGGAGCTGACGGTCGTCATCCCGTGCCGGGACGGCGGGACGCGTCTCGAGGAGACGCTCGACGCGCTGGCCGCCGCGCGGCCGCCCGCCGGAGGCATGGAGGTCGTCGTTTCGGACGACGGGAGCCGCCCCCCGCTCGCGCCGCGCCCCAGACCGGGGCTGCCGATCCGGGTGGTCCGCAGCGAGACGCCCCGCGGGCGCGCCGCCGCGTGCAATCGCGGTCTCGAAGCGGCGGCGGGCCGCGTGGTGCTCGTCCTCGACGACGACATGACCGTCTCCCCGGAGACACCGGCCGGCCACGCCGGCGCTCATCGGGAAGAGCTTCCTCCGCGCGCCGTCGTGGGGCGAATCGATCCGGATCCGCGCTGCTTTCGAGGGCCGTTCGGGCGGTTCCTCGCGGAGGAGGAACGGCGCCGGCACGACCGGCTCGCCGCCCGGCGGGAGGACGTCGCCTACACCGACTGCCTCACGGGCCACTTCTCGGTGCTCCGGCGGGTCCTGCGCGACGCGGGCGGCTACGACGAGGGGTTCACCGGCTACGGCCTCGAGGACATCGAACTCGCCTTCCGGCTCCGGCGGGCGGGCGTGCCGATCGTCTACCGCCCCGAGCTCGCCGCCCGGCACCGGTCCGCTCACGCCGGTTTCCGGGAACACTGCCTGCGCCACCTCGAGGTCGGCGCGATGGCGGTCCGGTTCGCGCGGGCTCATGACGATCCCGGCGTCCGGGCCTTCCTACGGGTGGACGGCATGGACCCGCGGGCGGAGCCGAGCCGGTTCCGGCGCGCGATGGCGCGGGCGCACCGCCTCGTGCGCCGATCCCCCGCCGGGCTGCGCCCCCTCTTGCTCCTCGGCGGCCGGGCCGCGGCCGGGGTCCTGGGAGTCACCGGCCCGGTGAAGCTCCGTCACGCCGTGTATCACATGGTCCGCGACATGCACTTCGCCGCCGGTGTCGCCGGCGCGCTCGAGCGCGGCCGCTCGACCTGA